Proteins found in one Rhodothermales bacterium genomic segment:
- a CDS encoding NAD-binding protein, translated as MKLVGTQLAYFFQDRQARRNVRALLKYVAFVVVVVVVFAEVFHLIMVHVEGEDHSWVTGLYWTLTVMSTLGFGDITFQSDLGRVFSIVVLISGIVLLLIVLPFAFIRFFYAPWLEAQIRTRAPRRVPAGTTGHVILCAYDTIAPDLIARLEQEAIPYFVLLSDAAAAAELHLEGVSVVAGDADSTATWEALGVDRARLVFANRSDVVNTNIALTVREIAPDVPIVAVAGKEDSVDVLELSGATHVLPLKTWLGEQLASRVDALYAQSHAIGRYQNLLIAELPVHHTPLVGKTIRETRLRAIAGVSIIGVWERGRLRPARPDIVLTKASVPVLIGTEEQFETLDDLLLIYGTNPNPVLVIGGGTVGRAATRALQRREVPVHLVEQSEALCERLGGLCEGVFAGDAADYDLLKRAGIMDAPSVLLTTNDDAVNIYLASYCRHLNPDLRIVSRITHARNSESIHRAGADFVLSYDALGASAVHSVLHGRELVVLGEGIDLFSAPLPRSLWGRTLAETGIGARTGLNVIAVQRNGDLVTSPPASMPLEAGVELVMLGDAQQRREFIEHFGA; from the coding sequence ATGAAGCTCGTCGGCACGCAACTCGCGTACTTCTTCCAGGACCGGCAGGCCCGCCGCAACGTCCGGGCCCTGCTGAAGTACGTCGCCTTCGTCGTCGTCGTCGTCGTCGTATTCGCCGAGGTGTTCCACCTCATCATGGTCCACGTCGAGGGCGAGGATCACTCGTGGGTCACGGGGCTCTACTGGACGCTGACGGTGATGAGCACGCTCGGCTTCGGGGACATCACGTTCCAGAGCGACCTCGGCCGCGTCTTCAGCATCGTCGTGCTGATCTCGGGGATCGTGCTCCTCCTGATCGTGCTGCCGTTCGCGTTCATCCGCTTCTTTTACGCGCCGTGGCTCGAAGCGCAGATCCGCACGCGCGCGCCGCGCCGGGTGCCGGCCGGAACGACGGGCCACGTCATTCTCTGTGCTTACGACACGATCGCGCCGGACCTCATCGCGCGGCTAGAGCAGGAGGCGATCCCGTACTTCGTCCTCCTCTCCGATGCCGCCGCAGCGGCGGAGCTCCACCTCGAAGGCGTCTCCGTCGTCGCCGGCGACGCCGACAGCACGGCGACGTGGGAGGCCCTCGGCGTCGACCGCGCGCGGCTCGTCTTCGCCAACCGCTCCGACGTCGTCAACACGAACATCGCGCTGACCGTGCGCGAGATCGCGCCCGACGTGCCGATCGTCGCCGTCGCCGGGAAGGAGGACTCCGTCGACGTGCTGGAGCTCAGCGGGGCGACGCACGTGCTCCCGCTCAAGACGTGGCTCGGCGAGCAGCTCGCGAGCCGCGTCGACGCCCTCTACGCGCAGTCGCACGCGATCGGGCGCTACCAAAACCTCCTCATCGCTGAGCTCCCCGTCCACCACACCCCGCTCGTGGGGAAGACGATCCGCGAGACGCGGCTGCGCGCGATCGCCGGGGTCAGCATCATCGGGGTGTGGGAACGCGGCCGGCTCCGGCCCGCCCGGCCCGACATCGTGCTCACCAAGGCGAGCGTCCCCGTGCTGATCGGGACGGAGGAGCAGTTCGAGACCCTCGACGACCTCTTGCTGATCTACGGCACGAACCCGAACCCCGTCCTCGTGATCGGCGGGGGGACCGTGGGCCGCGCGGCGACACGTGCGCTCCAGCGCCGCGAGGTCCCCGTCCACCTCGTCGAGCAGAGCGAGGCGCTGTGCGAGCGGCTCGGCGGGCTCTGCGAAGGCGTCTTCGCCGGCGACGCCGCCGACTACGACCTCCTCAAGCGCGCGGGGATCATGGACGCCCCCTCCGTCCTCCTCACCACGAACGACGACGCCGTCAACATCTACCTCGCCTCGTACTGCCGCCACCTCAACCCCGACCTCCGCATCGTCAGCCGGATCACGCACGCCCGCAACTCCGAGTCGATCCACCGCGCCGGGGCCGACTTCGTGCTGAGCTACGACGCGCTCGGCGCCTCGGCCGTGCACTCCGTCCTCCACGGCCGCGAACTCGTCGTCCTCGGCGAGGGCATCGACCTGTTCTCGGCCCCGCTCCCGCGCTCGCTCTGGGGCCGGACCCTCGCCGAGACCGGGATCGGCGCGCGCACCGGGCTCAACGTGATCGCCGTCCAGCGCAACGGCGACCTCGTGACGAGCCCTCCTGCCTCGATGCCGCTCGAAGCGGGGGTCGAGCTCGTCATGCTCGGCGACGCGCAGCAGCGCCGGGAGTTCATCGAGCACTTCGGCGCGTAG
- a CDS encoding DinB family protein, which produces MTFDLVHARALLARTPATLDALLRDLPEPFVHANEGTGTWSPFDVVGHLIHGEQTDWMARADLILRPGGPHRFAPFDRFAQEEASRGRTLDELLDTFATLRAENLLALDALALPDDALDREGLHPDFGTVTLRQLLSTWVVHDLGHLAQISRALAKVYRDEIGPWRAYLPVLDRR; this is translated from the coding sequence ATGACCTTCGACCTCGTCCACGCCCGCGCCCTCCTCGCGCGCACGCCCGCCACGCTCGACGCGCTCCTCCGCGACCTCCCCGAGCCGTTTGTGCACGCCAACGAAGGCACCGGCACGTGGAGCCCGTTCGACGTCGTCGGCCACCTGATCCACGGGGAGCAGACGGACTGGATGGCGCGCGCCGACCTCATCCTCCGGCCCGGCGGCCCGCACCGCTTCGCCCCCTTCGACCGGTTCGCGCAGGAAGAAGCGAGCCGAGGCCGCACGCTCGACGAGTTGCTGGACACGTTCGCCACACTCCGCGCCGAGAACCTCCTCGCCCTCGACGCCCTCGCCCTCCCCGACGACGCGCTCGACCGCGAGGGACTGCACCCCGACTTCGGCACCGTGACACTCCGGCAGCTCCTGTCCACGTGGGTCGTCCACGACCTCGGGCACCTCGCCCAGATCAGCCGCGCCCTCGCGAAGGTCTACCGCGACGAGATCGGGCCGTGGCGGGCATACCTCCCCGTGTTGGATCGTCGCTGA
- the rnhA gene encoding ribonuclease HI encodes MKDVILYTDGACSGNPGPGGWAALLQFGGQERTLKGAEPDTTNNRMEMIAVIEGLRALKEPCRVAVHTDSAYVVNAFQQNWIANWQRRGWKTADKKPVKNRDLWEELLRLVDTHEVTFVKVEGHADDARNNYVDGVAVSAIDDLRIELGLK; translated from the coding sequence TTGAAAGACGTCATTCTCTACACCGACGGCGCGTGCAGCGGCAACCCCGGCCCCGGCGGCTGGGCCGCCCTCCTCCAATTCGGCGGGCAGGAGCGGACGCTGAAGGGCGCCGAGCCCGACACGACGAACAACCGCATGGAGATGATCGCGGTGATCGAAGGGCTCCGCGCGCTGAAGGAGCCGTGCCGCGTCGCCGTTCACACCGACAGCGCGTACGTCGTGAATGCCTTTCAGCAGAACTGGATCGCGAACTGGCAGCGGCGCGGGTGGAAGACGGCCGACAAGAAGCCGGTCAAGAACCGCGACCTCTGGGAAGAGCTGCTCCGCCTCGTCGACACGCACGAGGTCACGTTCGTCAAAGTCGAAGGCCACGCCGACGACGCCCGCAACAACTACGTCGACGGCGTCGCCGTGAGCGCCATCGACGACCTCCGGATCGAGTTGGGCTTGAAGTAG
- a CDS encoding DUF4385 domain-containing protein, with protein MAVEYATDFRERPECYEIGRGERGVFKVQPYKSELLPLWSFKDEAAAKESSAAIWAKFEAYRDAEDFVGMDMARKYLQMGYTRAMRYAKYPGGRKYADDGTVKEPEQWADAEKRASALIFDERLKAAKADATYQRLRDAHRQRERPADCP; from the coding sequence ATGGCCGTCGAATACGCTACCGACTTCCGCGAACGCCCCGAGTGCTACGAGATCGGGCGCGGCGAGCGCGGCGTGTTCAAAGTGCAGCCGTACAAGTCGGAGCTGCTGCCGCTGTGGTCGTTCAAGGACGAGGCGGCGGCCAAGGAATCCTCCGCCGCGATCTGGGCGAAGTTCGAGGCCTACCGCGACGCCGAGGATTTCGTGGGGATGGACATGGCGCGGAAGTACCTGCAGATGGGCTACACGCGGGCGATGCGCTACGCGAAGTACCCCGGCGGCCGGAAGTACGCCGACGACGGCACCGTGAAGGAGCCCGAGCAGTGGGCCGATGCCGAGAAGCGCGCTTCGGCGCTGATCTTCGACGAACGGCTGAAAGCGGCGAAAGCCGACGCGACCTACCAGCGCCTCCGCGACGCCCACCGACAGCGAGAACGCCCGGCCGACTGCCCATGA